The following are from one region of the Advenella mimigardefordensis DPN7 genome:
- a CDS encoding O-antigen ligase family protein, with protein MAMPLAIMSTQSVPSPLYYFLLVLSLLIVIALRPAQDTFRFRTFSWLFALCAVFVAAVVISEIVNGRGDGTGFEKALRFSAGLPLLVAACCYVPRRWLSYSVLGVYAGLIFAIVFIVNLSLPDFIRPETSAVYNAVGYGDLTILLSVITLYSCNVTFTRFARTEKILKIILGILGIVAFVLTQTRSGWVAVPFFLLFGVMIHMRQNNRIKLAGVFVIGLVLAAVVTLTVPGIKDRMQLGEKEFTECITTDSTKLSSICIRLQLWRSTIAIWEDNPLFGSGSNGYFSEFMKTEGVQRGLVSKVVANQWGEPHNDWLQALSSYGLLGVLGLFFVYFAPAAVFVKRMLRTTNEELRTYAAMGAAVCIGFALFGLSELMFRGIRTMGFYTVMVAVSLALSTRIRGVEH; from the coding sequence ATGGCAATGCCACTTGCCATCATGAGTACACAAAGCGTTCCCAGTCCGCTTTATTATTTTCTGCTGGTTCTGTCTCTGCTTATTGTGATTGCCTTGCGTCCGGCGCAGGATACCTTCCGGTTCAGGACGTTTTCGTGGCTTTTTGCCCTGTGTGCCGTATTTGTTGCAGCGGTTGTCATTTCTGAAATAGTCAACGGGCGTGGCGATGGAACCGGGTTTGAAAAAGCACTGCGTTTTTCCGCCGGGCTGCCTCTGCTGGTCGCGGCCTGCTGCTATGTCCCTCGTCGCTGGCTGTCCTATTCTGTATTGGGCGTTTATGCCGGCCTGATATTTGCCATTGTATTTATTGTCAATCTGTCCCTGCCTGATTTCATCCGGCCTGAAACCAGCGCCGTATACAATGCGGTGGGCTACGGCGATCTCACGATTCTGTTAAGTGTGATCACGCTGTATTCATGTAATGTCACGTTCACCCGTTTTGCCAGGACGGAAAAAATCCTCAAGATCATTCTGGGGATATTGGGTATTGTTGCCTTTGTACTTACTCAGACGCGTAGTGGCTGGGTGGCGGTGCCGTTTTTTCTGCTGTTTGGCGTCATGATTCATATGCGACAAAATAATCGCATCAAGCTGGCGGGTGTGTTTGTAATAGGGCTGGTGCTGGCTGCAGTTGTTACACTGACCGTGCCCGGTATTAAAGACCGGATGCAACTGGGCGAGAAAGAGTTCACCGAATGCATTACCACAGATAGCACCAAGCTGTCGTCGATCTGTATCCGTTTGCAGTTGTGGCGTTCAACGATCGCCATCTGGGAAGACAATCCGCTATTCGGGTCCGGCTCCAACGGCTATTTTTCCGAGTTCATGAAAACGGAAGGGGTGCAGCGTGGGCTGGTGTCCAAAGTAGTGGCCAATCAATGGGGTGAACCGCATAACGATTGGTTGCAGGCGTTAAGCAGTTACGGCCTGCTGGGCGTGCTGGGCCTGTTTTTTGTCTACTTTGCGCCGGCTGCCGTGTTCGTTAAACGCATGTTGCGCACCACCAATGAGGAATTAAGAACGTATGCCGCCATGGGGGCGGCGGTCTGTATTGGTTTTGCCTTGTTCGGACTTTCGGAGCTGATGTTTCGCGGCATACGCACCATGGGGTTCTATACGGTGATGGTGGCGGTCTCTCTCGCACTGTCTACCCGAATCAGGGGTGTTGAGCATTGA
- a CDS encoding glycosyltransferase family 9 protein: MGKQEKVAILMAPRLGDSLLMMVIANNFRHNGAQVSIFGDYIWQLRDWFPGFEIHRSLAEEQAQAALCDFDRAIQMHPGWPFDLTRYHPTVTIYDEHVVVTGKGFVKAYQMRDFCRDFFGHSGTTHANGLVAPDGMAKHRHPKRVAIHPTSTGALRCWAPRHFGKLAKDLIKAGYEPAFIVSPAERADWEWVTRLGAELPDNPGLSGVASYIRESGWFIGNESGIGHLASATGIPVLTLTGRMKRTRAWRPAWSHSRIVAPWYIPGGRLRDRYWRRLLTPQHVLWAFGKLRSDTAASGNPHINNDIDTDINVGEAV, encoded by the coding sequence ATGGGCAAACAGGAAAAGGTAGCCATTCTGATGGCGCCGCGTCTGGGCGATTCGTTGCTCATGATGGTTATTGCCAATAATTTTCGTCATAATGGCGCTCAGGTGTCCATCTTTGGTGACTATATCTGGCAATTGCGCGATTGGTTCCCCGGTTTTGAGATTCATCGTTCATTGGCCGAGGAGCAGGCACAGGCCGCGCTCTGCGACTTTGACCGGGCCATACAAATGCACCCGGGCTGGCCGTTCGATCTGACCCGGTATCATCCGACGGTCACCATATATGATGAGCACGTGGTCGTGACCGGCAAGGGTTTTGTCAAGGCCTATCAAATGCGCGATTTTTGCCGGGACTTTTTCGGACATTCCGGAACGACGCATGCTAACGGCCTGGTTGCGCCTGACGGCATGGCGAAGCACCGCCATCCCAAACGCGTCGCGATCCATCCTACCTCGACCGGCGCCTTGCGTTGCTGGGCGCCCAGACATTTTGGCAAACTGGCGAAAGACCTGATCAAAGCGGGTTATGAACCTGCCTTTATCGTGTCGCCGGCCGAGCGCGCCGACTGGGAATGGGTGACCCGCCTGGGAGCGGAATTGCCGGATAACCCCGGGCTGAGCGGGGTCGCGAGCTACATCAGGGAGTCGGGCTGGTTTATTGGCAACGAGTCGGGTATTGGTCATCTGGCGTCGGCCACGGGTATTCCGGTGTTAACACTGACCGGCCGCATGAAGCGGACCCGGGCCTGGCGGCCGGCATGGAGCCATTCACGCATCGTTGCGCCATGGTATATTCCAGGAGGGAGGTTGCGCGACCGATACTGGCGTCGTTTGCTTACGCCACAGCACGTGTTGTGGGCTTTCGGCAAATTGCGGTCCGACACCGCAGCCTCAGGCAATCCTCATATCAACAACGATATCGACACCGACATCAACGTCGGGGAAGCGGTCTGA